The following are encoded together in the Gordonia insulae genome:
- a CDS encoding TetR/AcrR family transcriptional regulator produces MSTPLAEPLVPRKRPTQERSKKKFSAMLTAARNLLIDVGFESLTCEEIASRAEVPIGTLYQYFANKYVIVCELDRQDTVDVREELAAFSSEIPSLEWPHLLEKFLDHLAALWRDDPSRRAVWLAVQSTPATRATASQNEKVLAEQVARILAPLTATQRTRREMMSQVLVHTVYSVLSFSVQDGHDHDETVAELKRMLAGYLLLEETTAEG; encoded by the coding sequence ATGTCCACACCACTCGCCGAACCGCTGGTCCCGCGTAAGCGGCCCACGCAGGAGCGCAGCAAGAAGAAGTTCTCCGCGATGTTGACCGCGGCCCGCAATCTGCTCATCGACGTCGGGTTCGAGTCACTGACATGTGAGGAGATCGCGTCGCGCGCCGAGGTGCCGATCGGCACGCTCTATCAGTACTTCGCCAACAAGTACGTGATCGTCTGTGAACTCGACCGCCAGGACACCGTGGATGTCCGTGAGGAACTGGCCGCGTTCTCGTCCGAGATCCCGTCGCTGGAGTGGCCGCATCTGCTCGAGAAGTTCCTCGATCACCTCGCGGCACTATGGCGCGACGATCCGTCCCGCCGTGCCGTGTGGCTGGCCGTGCAGTCGACCCCCGCCACCCGCGCGACCGCCTCGCAGAACGAGAAGGTGCTCGCCGAGCAGGTCGCCCGCATCCTGGCGCCACTCACGGCCACCCAACGCACCCGCCGCGAGATGATGTCGCAGGTGCTCGTGCACACCGTGTACTCGGTGCTCAGTTTCTCCGTGCAGGACGGTCACGATCACGACGAGACCGTCGCGGAACTCAAACGGATGCTCGCCGGCTATCTCCTCCTCGAGGAGACGACCGCGGAGGGCTGA
- a CDS encoding type I polyketide synthase → MTVDQYRSGEQGASHADRPTSTLIDRLADGEPYAISFGGQGSPWLPTLAELVVDADLEHRIGKIVAAAERIIDPVAHHLTIAVVDGFHPLTWVRALDAEESVPTDTELADFTLSGPGVLLTQLAAVEALKKQGLDTAVIAPTAVIGHSQGSIATHAIGADGQAAESGQGLLLAIAHLIGAAGTLIARRRGLAITTDGTPMLAVSGAVPARIEEILAEYRAGLSEAELASAPVVAIRNGRRAVALSGAPRHLAAFAALCERIADAEADERKRKVAGGAPFAPKFDHLNVSVAFHHPTMAEAVDLVAEWADQCGIDRDAAIRHANSILVDPVDWVETVDEVVGAGAKWILDFGPGDLATRLTSSLVRGQGVGLVSPALRVGQRNLFSPGGIPEVARPWTQFAPQLVELPDGRKVVDTSFTRLTGRSPMLLAGMTPTTVDPAIVAAAANAGHWAELAGGGQVTEQIFADNVAKMTGLLEEGRQAQFNALFLDPYLWKLQLGGKRIVQKARAQGAPIDGVVVSAGIPELEDAVALVDEFVEAGLRYVAFKPGTVEQIRAVVRIAAEVPHHPVIVQIEGGRAGGHHSWEDLDDLLLVTYSELRARNNVVICVGGGIGTPERASEYLTGAWSAAYGYPSMPLDGILVGTAAMATKEATTAPEVKQMLVDTVGCDEWIGAGHATAGMASGRSQLGADIHEIDNTASRCGRLLDEVAGDADAVADRRDEIIAAMADTAKPYFGDVAAMTYRAWLDRYATLAVGDGRSDQLAWADITWQQRFTDMLQRTEARMNPVDSGEIPTMFADAGSTDDPHAAIDALGSVYPEIETDVLHPADVAFFLELCRTPGKPVNFVPVIDKDVRRWWRSDSLWQAHDARYPADAVCIIPGPVAVSGITRVDEPVGELLDRFEAQVVADLRDAGTESVAVQTRKRAGLVDGEGTIVSVLEADDVEWVGRMVPNPIALLGDRGRWTLVDPDRAEHEPTGSVLEHVTEDRYDLVTPISGSSVRIPLHVDATLLDGGNPRVGIDEASQAMREILTVAAGGELAAVEDGVSVTTVSWNPDSVADHAAVTGYTMPANLRPTTPTEPFGFAVPDTLVGASWPSVFSVIGAARTESGAPVVEGLLDLVHLDHAVELVGEIPATASELTVTARFGAVYDTEVGRVVEVNVEVAGEAGPIATMAERFAIRGRLGSAELADPARAGGAAGDEQSATRKLLRTATITAPSRMTGFAAVSGDRNPIHTDASAAKLAGLGDPIVHGMWLSAAAQQVVTATDSKNPIPSARPLLGWTARYLGMVRTGDSVTVRVDRVGLDAGREVVEVTAKVGDDLVMAATGLLAAPRTVYAFPGQGIQSKGMGLDARSRSKAAREIWDRADKHTREALGFSILAVVRDNPTTLVANGTTYNHPDGVLYLTQFTQVAMATLGVAQIAELKESGGFVEGAITCGHSVGEYNALAACAGVLPLEAVLEVVFQRGEAMHHLVPRDELGRSDYRMAAIRPSQFGLADADVPGFVAEVGQSVGEFLEVVNLNLLGSQYAIAGTVRGLEHLEDEIERRRTEFGGKRSFILVPGIDVPFHSTVLREGVPEFRSKLEGLLPEHIDPAILVGHYIPNLVPRLFTLDRSFIEEIAALVPSDPLDAVLADWDSWAAKPGQLVRVVLIELLAWQFASPVRWIETQELLFAGPSRDGLGVQRFVEIGLKGAPTLAGLATNTLKLDDYASATTEVVNVERDSDVILAKDSGPEPEDEIDESAAAPAADAPAEAATPAAAPAAAPAPAAASGPRPDDIAFGPSDAVKSVIALWTKMRTDQIGSADTIEALCDGVSSRRNQLLLDIGGELGLGAIDGAAEADMNALSSTVQTLARGYRPLGPVLTDAVGDQVRKVLGPVGKRQSYITDRVTNVWQLGPGWGLHTTVALALGTRDGASVRGEDLGNLLDGALANADALDALIDRAVGAVGAERGVAVAKPAAEGGGGATVDAAALGEFTEQITGRNGALASAAYTVLAKLGLAEIDEAGEIVEDPNAAIAERVSAELGSDWARTVAPAFDTAKVVLVDDRWATSREDLVRIWLTDEHELDGDFEHVVGRFEGAGHTVATHATWWQGKSLTSGNAVHARTFAAIAEAAEAPGVGQWSNEIAVVTGAGKGSIASGVIAGLLAGGATVIATTSRLDSGKLAFYKKLYRESARFDAALWVAPANMASYTDVDDLVEWIGAEQTENLGGTTSVIKPAMKPTLLFPFAAPRVAGDLTDAGGRAELEMKVLLWSVERMIAGLGELHADHDIAARVHVVLPGSPNRGMFGGDGAYGESKASLDALVTRWAAEDSWNQRTTIAHALIGWVRGTGLMGHNDGMVDAVEAAGVRTWSTDEMAANLLGLCSPENREHARTEAIVADFTGGLDPSIDLKALAGAAADAATDEDAETEDAVTTVAALPAPARAPKGMAPQWPSIDARPEDLVVIVGAGELGPYGSSRTRLEMEVHEKLSAAGVVELAWNTGLIHWDTAPKPGWYDTESGDPVPESEIAERYHDEVVSRCGIRRYADEGAMVDNTSPLLTSVFLDDDLTFTVSSEAEARAFASAAPEKTRIVENAETGDWQVTRLSGTEIRVPRQFSLSRTVGGQIPTGFDPTRWGVTPDMAESIDRVALWNLVATVDAFLSSGFTPSELMRWVHPGLVANTQGTGMGGMTSMRELYINTLLGESKANDILQEALPNIVAAHVVQSYVGSYGAMIHPVAACATAAVSVEEGVDKIRLGKALFAVAGGFDDLGIEGIVGFGDMSATAESAKMSARGIEERRFSRANDRRRGGFVESAGGGTILLARGDVAAQMGLPVLGVVAWAQSFGDGVHTSIPAPGLGALGAARGNDASPLACALSALGVSADDVAVVSKHDTSTRANDPNESELHERLASAIGRGDGAPLFVVSQKSLTGHAKGGAAAFQLIGLCQLLRDGVIPPNRSLDCVDEQMREYPHLVWPRETLDLGERFPLKAGLLTSLGFGHVSGLIAVVHPEAFVATLDSEQAEVYRQQSAERARKGNHRLLEAMCGVEPAYQRPPNRRFDSVADEHDAEAELLLDPSVRLAAGGNYGRVGGAE, encoded by the coding sequence GTGACCGTCGACCAATACCGTTCAGGAGAGCAGGGCGCGTCGCACGCGGACCGCCCGACCAGCACCTTGATCGACCGTCTCGCCGACGGCGAGCCGTACGCGATCAGTTTCGGCGGTCAGGGATCGCCGTGGCTGCCCACCCTGGCCGAGCTGGTCGTCGACGCGGACCTCGAGCATCGCATCGGCAAGATCGTCGCCGCCGCCGAACGCATCATCGATCCCGTCGCCCACCACCTCACGATCGCCGTGGTCGACGGGTTCCACCCGCTGACCTGGGTGCGCGCGCTCGACGCCGAGGAGTCGGTGCCCACCGACACCGAGCTCGCCGACTTCACCCTGTCCGGCCCGGGAGTCCTGCTCACCCAGCTCGCCGCCGTGGAGGCGCTCAAGAAGCAGGGTCTCGACACCGCTGTCATCGCACCGACCGCGGTCATCGGCCACTCCCAGGGCTCCATCGCCACGCACGCGATCGGCGCAGACGGACAGGCCGCGGAGTCGGGCCAGGGCCTGCTCCTCGCGATCGCTCACCTGATCGGCGCCGCCGGCACGCTCATCGCGCGTCGCCGCGGACTGGCCATCACCACCGACGGCACCCCCATGCTCGCCGTCAGCGGTGCCGTGCCCGCCCGCATCGAGGAGATCCTCGCCGAGTATCGCGCCGGCCTGAGTGAGGCCGAACTGGCCTCCGCGCCGGTCGTCGCGATCCGCAACGGCCGTCGCGCGGTCGCGCTGTCCGGCGCGCCGCGCCACCTCGCGGCCTTCGCCGCGCTGTGCGAGCGCATCGCCGACGCCGAGGCCGACGAGCGCAAGCGCAAGGTCGCCGGGGGAGCGCCCTTCGCACCCAAGTTCGATCACCTGAACGTGAGCGTCGCGTTCCATCACCCGACGATGGCCGAGGCCGTCGACCTCGTCGCGGAATGGGCCGACCAGTGCGGCATCGACCGCGACGCCGCGATCCGCCACGCCAATTCGATCCTGGTCGACCCGGTCGACTGGGTCGAGACGGTCGACGAGGTCGTCGGCGCCGGCGCCAAGTGGATTCTCGACTTCGGACCCGGCGATCTGGCCACCCGACTCACCTCCTCGCTGGTCCGCGGGCAGGGCGTCGGCCTGGTGTCGCCCGCCCTGCGCGTGGGACAGCGGAACCTGTTCAGCCCGGGCGGAATCCCCGAGGTCGCCCGTCCGTGGACGCAGTTCGCCCCGCAGCTCGTCGAGCTGCCCGACGGTCGCAAGGTCGTCGACACCTCCTTCACCCGTCTGACCGGTCGCTCGCCGATGCTGCTGGCCGGCATGACCCCGACGACGGTGGATCCCGCCATCGTCGCGGCCGCCGCGAACGCCGGGCACTGGGCCGAGCTCGCCGGTGGTGGGCAGGTCACCGAACAGATCTTCGCCGACAACGTCGCGAAGATGACCGGTCTCCTCGAGGAAGGTCGACAGGCACAGTTCAACGCACTGTTCCTCGATCCGTATCTGTGGAAGCTGCAGCTCGGTGGCAAGCGCATCGTGCAGAAGGCCCGCGCCCAGGGCGCGCCGATCGACGGTGTCGTGGTCTCCGCCGGCATCCCTGAACTCGAGGACGCGGTCGCACTCGTCGACGAGTTCGTCGAGGCCGGACTCCGGTACGTCGCGTTCAAGCCCGGCACCGTGGAGCAGATCCGCGCGGTGGTCCGCATCGCGGCCGAGGTGCCCCACCATCCGGTCATCGTGCAGATCGAGGGCGGTCGCGCGGGTGGTCACCACTCGTGGGAGGACCTCGACGATCTGCTGCTCGTCACCTACAGCGAACTCCGTGCGCGCAACAACGTGGTGATCTGTGTCGGTGGCGGCATCGGCACCCCGGAGCGCGCCAGCGAATACCTCACCGGCGCATGGTCGGCGGCCTACGGATACCCCTCGATGCCGCTCGACGGCATCCTGGTCGGCACCGCTGCGATGGCCACCAAGGAGGCCACCACCGCGCCCGAGGTCAAGCAGATGCTGGTGGACACCGTCGGCTGCGACGAGTGGATCGGTGCGGGACACGCGACCGCCGGTATGGCGTCGGGCCGCAGCCAGCTCGGTGCCGACATCCACGAGATCGACAACACCGCATCACGTTGCGGTCGCCTCCTGGACGAGGTCGCCGGTGACGCGGACGCGGTCGCGGACCGTCGGGACGAGATCATCGCCGCGATGGCCGACACGGCCAAGCCGTACTTCGGTGACGTCGCCGCCATGACCTACCGCGCATGGCTCGATCGCTACGCCACCCTCGCCGTCGGCGACGGTCGTTCCGATCAGCTCGCGTGGGCCGACATCACCTGGCAACAGCGCTTCACCGACATGCTGCAGCGCACCGAGGCGCGGATGAACCCGGTCGACTCCGGTGAGATCCCCACGATGTTCGCCGACGCCGGCAGCACCGACGACCCGCATGCCGCGATCGACGCGCTCGGCAGTGTGTACCCCGAGATCGAGACCGACGTCCTGCATCCCGCCGACGTCGCGTTCTTCCTCGAGCTCTGCCGTACCCCCGGCAAGCCGGTCAACTTCGTGCCCGTGATCGACAAGGACGTGCGCCGCTGGTGGCGGAGTGACTCCCTCTGGCAGGCCCACGATGCGCGCTACCCGGCCGACGCCGTCTGCATCATCCCCGGCCCGGTGGCCGTCTCCGGTATCACGCGCGTCGACGAGCCTGTCGGCGAATTGCTCGATCGCTTCGAGGCGCAGGTCGTCGCCGACCTGCGGGACGCGGGCACCGAATCGGTTGCCGTCCAGACACGTAAGCGCGCCGGTCTGGTCGACGGCGAGGGCACGATCGTGTCCGTGCTGGAGGCCGACGACGTGGAGTGGGTCGGCCGGATGGTTCCCAACCCCATCGCACTGCTCGGCGATCGTGGCCGCTGGACGCTGGTGGACCCGGATCGCGCCGAGCACGAGCCGACCGGTTCGGTTCTCGAACACGTGACCGAGGACCGCTACGACCTGGTGACTCCGATCTCCGGCTCGTCCGTGCGGATTCCGCTGCACGTCGACGCCACCCTGCTCGACGGGGGCAACCCGCGCGTCGGGATCGACGAGGCGTCGCAGGCGATGCGCGAGATCCTGACCGTCGCCGCCGGTGGTGAACTCGCCGCCGTCGAGGACGGCGTGTCCGTCACCACCGTGTCCTGGAACCCGGACAGTGTGGCCGATCACGCCGCGGTGACCGGCTACACCATGCCGGCAAACCTGCGCCCGACCACCCCGACCGAGCCCTTCGGCTTCGCGGTGCCCGACACCCTGGTCGGCGCGAGCTGGCCGAGCGTCTTCAGCGTCATCGGAGCCGCCCGTACCGAATCCGGCGCGCCGGTCGTCGAGGGCCTGCTCGATCTGGTCCACCTCGACCACGCCGTCGAACTGGTCGGTGAGATCCCCGCCACCGCAAGCGAATTGACCGTCACCGCGCGCTTCGGCGCCGTGTACGACACCGAGGTCGGACGGGTCGTGGAGGTCAACGTGGAGGTCGCCGGCGAGGCCGGTCCGATCGCCACGATGGCCGAGCGTTTCGCGATCCGCGGCCGCCTCGGTTCGGCCGAGCTCGCCGATCCGGCGCGCGCCGGTGGCGCGGCCGGCGACGAGCAGTCCGCCACCCGCAAGCTGCTGCGGACGGCCACCATCACCGCACCGAGCCGGATGACCGGCTTCGCCGCGGTCTCCGGCGACCGCAACCCGATCCACACCGATGCCTCGGCCGCGAAACTGGCCGGACTCGGTGATCCGATCGTGCACGGCATGTGGCTGTCCGCGGCCGCTCAGCAGGTCGTCACCGCCACCGACAGCAAGAACCCGATCCCCTCGGCCCGGCCGCTGCTCGGCTGGACCGCCCGCTACCTCGGCATGGTGCGGACGGGCGACAGCGTCACGGTCCGGGTCGACCGGGTCGGTCTCGACGCCGGCCGTGAGGTCGTCGAGGTCACCGCCAAGGTCGGCGACGACCTCGTGATGGCCGCGACCGGTCTGCTGGCCGCACCTCGCACCGTGTACGCCTTCCCCGGCCAGGGCATCCAGAGCAAGGGGATGGGACTCGACGCGCGATCGCGCTCGAAGGCCGCCCGCGAGATCTGGGACCGCGCCGACAAGCACACCCGTGAGGCCCTCGGCTTCTCGATCCTGGCGGTCGTGCGGGACAACCCGACGACACTGGTCGCCAACGGCACCACCTACAACCACCCCGACGGCGTGCTCTACCTGACGCAGTTCACCCAGGTCGCGATGGCGACCCTCGGTGTCGCGCAGATCGCGGAGCTCAAGGAGTCGGGTGGGTTCGTCGAGGGCGCCATCACCTGCGGTCACTCGGTCGGCGAGTACAACGCCCTCGCCGCGTGCGCCGGGGTGCTCCCGCTCGAGGCCGTCCTCGAGGTCGTGTTCCAGCGTGGCGAGGCCATGCATCATCTGGTCCCGCGAGATGAGTTGGGCCGCAGCGACTACCGGATGGCGGCGATCCGCCCGAGCCAGTTCGGACTGGCCGACGCCGACGTGCCCGGCTTCGTGGCCGAGGTCGGTCAGTCGGTCGGTGAGTTCCTGGAGGTCGTCAACCTCAACCTGCTGGGCTCGCAGTACGCGATCGCCGGCACTGTTCGTGGGCTCGAACACCTCGAGGACGAGATCGAGCGTCGCCGTACCGAGTTCGGTGGCAAACGCTCGTTCATCCTGGTCCCGGGTATCGACGTGCCGTTCCACTCGACGGTGCTGCGTGAGGGGGTGCCCGAGTTCCGTTCGAAGCTGGAAGGTTTGCTGCCCGAGCACATCGATCCGGCGATCCTGGTCGGGCATTACATCCCGAACCTCGTGCCGCGGCTGTTCACGCTGGACCGCTCGTTCATCGAGGAGATCGCCGCACTGGTGCCCTCCGATCCGCTGGACGCCGTTCTCGCGGACTGGGATTCGTGGGCGGCCAAGCCGGGCCAACTGGTCCGTGTCGTCCTGATCGAGCTGTTGGCCTGGCAGTTCGCCAGCCCGGTCCGCTGGATCGAGACCCAGGAACTGCTCTTCGCCGGACCCTCGCGCGACGGACTCGGCGTGCAGCGCTTCGTCGAGATCGGACTGAAGGGTGCGCCGACGCTCGCCGGCCTGGCCACCAACACCCTCAAGCTGGATGACTACGCATCGGCGACCACCGAGGTGGTCAACGTCGAGCGCGATTCCGACGTGATCCTGGCCAAGGACTCCGGTCCGGAGCCCGAGGACGAGATCGACGAGAGCGCGGCGGCCCCGGCCGCCGACGCACCGGCAGAGGCTGCGACTCCCGCGGCGGCTCCGGCCGCCGCACCGGCACCGGCAGCGGCATCGGGCCCGCGGCCCGACGACATCGCGTTCGGGCCGTCCGACGCGGTGAAGTCCGTGATCGCGCTGTGGACCAAGATGCGGACCGATCAGATCGGTTCCGCCGACACCATCGAGGCGCTGTGCGACGGTGTCTCGTCGCGCCGCAACCAGTTGCTGCTCGACATCGGCGGCGAGCTCGGTCTCGGCGCCATCGACGGTGCCGCCGAAGCCGACATGAACGCGCTCTCCTCGACCGTGCAGACGCTGGCCCGCGGCTACCGGCCGCTGGGACCGGTGCTCACCGACGCCGTCGGCGATCAGGTGCGCAAGGTGCTCGGCCCGGTGGGCAAGCGTCAGTCCTACATCACCGATCGCGTCACCAATGTGTGGCAGCTCGGCCCGGGCTGGGGACTGCACACCACGGTGGCGCTGGCCCTCGGCACCCGCGACGGTGCCAGTGTCCGCGGCGAGGATCTCGGCAACCTGCTCGACGGTGCGCTGGCGAATGCCGACGCTCTCGACGCGCTGATCGATCGCGCCGTCGGCGCGGTGGGTGCCGAACGCGGTGTCGCGGTGGCCAAGCCGGCCGCCGAGGGCGGTGGCGGCGCCACCGTCGACGCCGCGGCGCTGGGTGAGTTCACCGAACAGATCACCGGTCGCAACGGTGCGCTGGCCTCTGCCGCGTACACGGTGCTCGCCAAGCTCGGCCTGGCCGAGATCGACGAGGCCGGCGAGATCGTCGAGGACCCGAATGCGGCCATCGCCGAGAGGGTCAGCGCCGAACTCGGTTCGGACTGGGCACGCACCGTCGCACCGGCGTTCGACACCGCCAAGGTGGTACTGGTGGACGACCGCTGGGCCACCAGCCGTGAGGACCTCGTCCGCATCTGGCTGACCGACGAGCACGAGCTCGACGGTGACTTCGAGCACGTGGTCGGTCGCTTCGAGGGAGCCGGACACACCGTCGCAACCCACGCGACGTGGTGGCAGGGCAAGTCGTTGACGTCCGGAAATGCCGTGCACGCACGCACTTTCGCCGCGATCGCGGAGGCCGCCGAGGCGCCGGGTGTGGGGCAGTGGTCGAACGAGATCGCTGTCGTCACCGGTGCGGGCAAGGGTTCGATCGCCTCGGGCGTGATCGCCGGACTCCTGGCCGGCGGTGCGACCGTGATCGCCACGACGTCGCGTCTGGACTCGGGCAAACTCGCGTTCTACAAGAAGCTCTACCGCGAGAGCGCGCGGTTCGATGCGGCACTGTGGGTGGCCCCGGCCAACATGGCGTCCTACACCGACGTCGACGATCTGGTCGAGTGGATCGGTGCCGAGCAGACCGAGAACCTCGGTGGCACTACGTCGGTGATCAAGCCGGCGATGAAGCCGACCCTGCTCTTCCCGTTCGCCGCCCCGCGTGTCGCCGGTGACCTCACCGACGCCGGTGGTCGCGCCGAGCTGGAGATGAAGGTGCTGCTCTGGTCGGTCGAGCGGATGATCGCCGGCCTCGGTGAACTGCACGCCGATCACGACATCGCCGCCCGCGTCCACGTGGTGCTGCCCGGTTCGCCGAACCGCGGCATGTTCGGCGGTGACGGTGCCTACGGCGAGAGCAAGGCGTCGCTGGATGCGCTCGTCACCCGCTGGGCCGCGGAGGACTCCTGGAACCAGAGGACCACCATCGCCCATGCGCTCATCGGCTGGGTGCGCGGCACCGGGCTGATGGGTCACAACGACGGCATGGTCGACGCCGTCGAGGCCGCGGGGGTCCGTACCTGGAGCACCGACGAGATGGCCGCGAACCTGCTCGGCCTGTGCTCGCCGGAGAATCGGGAACACGCCCGGACCGAGGCGATCGTCGCCGACTTCACCGGCGGTCTCGATCCGTCGATCGATCTCAAGGCGCTCGCCGGAGCGGCCGCGGACGCGGCGACCGACGAGGATGCGGAGACCGAGGATGCGGTGACCACCGTGGCGGCGCTGCCCGCCCCGGCGCGCGCGCCGAAGGGAATGGCCCCGCAGTGGCCGTCCATCGACGCCCGTCCCGAGGATCTCGTCGTCATCGTCGGTGCCGGTGAGCTCGGGCCGTACGGCTCCTCGCGTACCCGCCTGGAGATGGAGGTCCACGAGAAGCTCTCGGCCGCAGGCGTTGTCGAACTCGCCTGGAACACCGGGCTGATCCACTGGGATACCGCGCCCAAGCCGGGCTGGTACGACACCGAGTCGGGCGATCCGGTGCCGGAGAGCGAGATCGCCGAGCGCTACCACGACGAGGTGGTGTCGCGCTGCGGCATCCGCCGCTACGCCGACGAGGGTGCGATGGTCGACAACACGTCGCCGTTGCTCACCTCGGTGTTCCTCGACGACGACCTCACCTTCACGGTGAGCTCCGAGGCCGAGGCCCGTGCGTTCGCGTCCGCCGCACCGGAGAAGACCCGGATCGTGGAGAACGCGGAGACCGGCGACTGGCAGGTCACCCGCCTGTCGGGTACCGAGATCCGGGTGCCCCGGCAGTTCTCGCTGTCGCGCACCGTCGGTGGTCAGATCCCGACCGGCTTCGACCCCACCCGCTGGGGCGTGACGCCGGACATGGCCGAGTCCATCGACCGGGTGGCGCTGTGGAACCTGGTGGCGACCGTCGATGCGTTCCTGTCGTCAGGCTTCACCCCGTCGGAACTGATGCGCTGGGTGCACCCCGGCCTGGTGGCCAACACCCAGGGCACCGGCATGGGTGGCATGACCTCGATGCGTGAGCTGTACATCAACACGCTGCTCGGCGAGTCCAAGGCGAACGACATCTTGCAGGAAGCACTGCCGAACATCGTTGCGGCCCATGTCGTCCAGTCCTACGTCGGTAGCTACGGCGCGATGATCCACCCGGTGGCCGCGTGTGCCACGGCGGCTGTCTCCGTCGAGGAGGGTGTGGACAAGATCCGCCTGGGCAAGGCGCTGTTCGCGGTGGCCGGCGGTTTCGACGATCTCGGTATCGAGGGCATCGTCGGATTCGGTGACATGTCCGCGACCGCGGAGTCGGCCAAGATGTCGGCCCGCGGGATCGAGGAACGGCGCTTCTCCCGGGCCAACGATCGCCGGCGCGGTGGGTTCGTCGAATCCGCCGGTGGCGGAACGATTCTGCTGGCCCGCGGTGACGTGGCCGCGCAGATGGGTCTGCCGGTGCTGGGTGTTGTCGCCTGGGCGCAGAGCTTCGGTGACGGTGTGCACACCTCGATCCCGGCCCCGGGTCTCGGAGCGCTGGGTGCCGCACGCGGAAACGACGCCTCGCCGCTGGCCTGCGCACTCAGCGCGCTGGGTGTGAGCGCCGACGACGTCGCGGTGGTCTCGAAGCACGACACCTCGACGCGGGCCAACGATCCCAACGAGTCCGAGCTGCACGAGCGGTTGGCGTCGGCGATCGGTCGCGGGGACGGTGCACCGCTGTTCGTGGTCTCGCAGAAGTCGCTCACCGGCCATGCCAAGGGTGGCGCCGCGGCCTTCCAGCTGATCGGCCTGTGCCAGTTGCTGCGCGACGGGGTGATCCCGCCGAACCGCAGCCTGGACTGTGTCGACGAGCAGATGCGGGAGTACCCGCACCTGGTGTGGCCGCGCGAGACACTGGACCTGGGCGAGCGATTCCCGCTCAAGGCGGGTCTGCTGACCAGCCTCGGCTTCGGTCACGTCTCCGGACTGATCGCCGTGGTCCATCCGGAAGCCTTTGTGGCGACCCTGGATTCGGAGCAGGCGGAGGTCTACCGCCAGCAGTCCGCGGAGCGTGCCCGCAAGGGCAACCACCGCCTGCTGGAGGCGATGTGCGGGGTCGAGCCGGCCTACCAGCGTCCGCCGAACCGTCGGTTCGACAGCGTGGCCGACGAGCACGACGCCGAGGCCGAGCTGCTGCTCGACCCGTCGGTGCGGCTCGCCGCCGGTGGCAACTACGGTCGCGTCGGCGGAGCGGAGTGA
- the bcp gene encoding thioredoxin-dependent thiol peroxidase: MPATTRLSVGDRAPAFTLPDSQDKPVSLSDYAGRKVIVYFYPAASTPGCTKQACDFRDNLAELESAGIEVVGISPDKPAKLAKFVENEGLTFPLLSDPDKKVLTEWGAFGEKKMYGKTVTGVIRSTFLVGEDGTIEVAQYNVRATGHVAKLRRDLSV; this comes from the coding sequence ATGCCAGCGACCACGAGGCTGTCCGTCGGAGACCGAGCGCCCGCATTCACGCTCCCCGACTCGCAGGACAAGCCCGTTTCCCTGTCCGATTACGCGGGCCGCAAGGTCATCGTCTACTTCTATCCCGCCGCCTCGACGCCGGGATGCACGAAGCAGGCATGTGATTTCCGCGACAATCTCGCCGAACTCGAATCGGCGGGCATCGAGGTCGTCGGTATCTCGCCCGACAAGCCGGCCAAGCTGGCGAAGTTCGTCGAGAACGAGGGCCTCACCTTCCCGCTGCTGTCCGACCCGGACAAGAAGGTCCTGACCGAGTGGGGTGCGTTCGGCGAGAAAAAGATGTACGGCAAGACCGTGACCGGAGTGATCCGGTCCACTTTCCTCGTCGGCGAGGACGGGACGATCGAGGTGGCGCAGTACAACGTGCGAGCCACCGGCCACGTCGCCAAGCTCCGGCGCGACCTCTCGGTGTGA
- a CDS encoding DUF3618 domain-containing protein: MAGDTERIEQDIAQAREDLAKTLDALADRANPQRLAQDAKGKAIAALNQPAVKYTLAGVGVLAVVLVVRKIVR; this comes from the coding sequence GTGGCCGGGGATACCGAACGTATCGAGCAGGACATCGCGCAGGCGCGTGAAGACCTGGCCAAGACCCTTGATGCGCTGGCCGATCGCGCCAACCCGCAGCGCCTGGCCCAGGATGCCAAGGGCAAGGCGATCGCTGCGCTGAACCAGCCGGCAGTGAAGTACACCCTCGCGGGCGTGGGGGTGTTGGCGGTGGTCCTGGTGGTCCGAAAGATCGTGCGGTGA
- the acpS gene encoding holo-ACP synthase AcpS → MSVLGVGIDIVSIPEFGDQLKQPGTTFADRFTVRERRDAAAGTGDEARHLAARWAAKEAVVKAWSVSRFSRSPLLPLIRHSDIEVVTDNWGRPAIRLGGEIGELLKDTRLHISLTHDGDTAAAVAILEGV, encoded by the coding sequence ATGAGCGTCCTCGGAGTGGGTATCGACATCGTGTCGATCCCGGAGTTCGGTGATCAACTGAAGCAGCCGGGAACGACGTTCGCGGACCGGTTCACGGTCCGCGAACGTCGGGACGCGGCTGCGGGCACCGGCGACGAGGCACGACATCTGGCCGCACGATGGGCCGCCAAGGAGGCGGTGGTGAAAGCGTGGTCGGTGAGCCGGTTCTCGCGTTCGCCGCTGCTGCCGCTCATCCGCCACAGCGACATCGAGGTGGTGACCGACAACTGGGGTCGTCCGGCGATCCGCCTCGGCGGTGAGATCGGGGAGCTCCTCAAGGACACCCGGCTGCACATCTCGCTGACCCACGACGGCGACACCGCCGCCGCGGTCGCGATCCTCGAGGGGGTCTGA